A stretch of the Rosa rugosa chromosome 5, drRosRugo1.1, whole genome shotgun sequence genome encodes the following:
- the LOC133708613 gene encoding probable apyrase 6 isoform X2 produces MRRLHARKGDTSSKPTDDDMDPVKLQIRPSTRSNLFSRSPKQSTRSSFVILASVTIATALVLCYLLFFTRSSRNSKRYGIVIDGGSTGTRIHVFGYGVDAANYAVFDFGKDGLASLRVNPGLSSFAEDPKAAGGSLKELIEFAKGRVPKQQWGNTEVRLMATAGLRLLDLDVQSRILESCRKVLRSSGFKFQDEWASVITGSDEGLYAWVVANHALGTLGGDPLKTIGIIELGGASAQVTFVSSEPMSPQFAHPVKVGNVTYNLYSHSFLHYGQNVAYESLKEALALGDFSSASEALQNRMIIDPCTPKGYSYKMESSKLSPSSLGEKNEYLSALQSRGNFSECRSAANMMLQKGKDKCLYQPCNIGSTFTPKLQGKFLATENFFHTSKFFGLGPRAFLSNLMIAGQQFCGDDWSKLKKRYQAFDEEALLQYCFSSAYSVALLHDSLGISLDDERIRVANQVGSIPLDWALGAFILQSTSDLDCGLCQSGGSPS; encoded by the exons ATGCGACGACTGCACGCCCGTAAAGGGGACACCAGTTCTAAACCTACCGACGACGATATGGATCCGGTCAAGCTCCAAATCCGGCCCAGCACCCGATCCAATCTCTTCTCCCGCAGCCCCAAGCAGAGCACCAGATCAAGCTTCGTAATCCTCGCCTCCGTCACCATCGCCACCGCTCTCGTCCTCTGCTATCTCCTCTTCTTCACCAGAAGCTCCAGAAATTCGAAGCGCTACGGGATTGTGATCGACGGCGGCAGTACGGGCACCCGAATCCACGTGTTCGGGTACGGAGTCGACGCCGCCAATTACGCCGTGTTCGATTTCGGCAAGGACGGGTTGGCGTCGCTGCGGGTCAACCCGGGGCTGTCGTCGTTTGCGGAGGATCCGAAAGCGGCGGGCGGGTCGTTGAAGGAGCTTATTGAGTTTGCCAAGGGGAGGGTTCCGAAGCAGCAGTGGGGGAACACGGAGGTTAGGCTTATGGCCACAGCGGGGCTCCGGCTGCTGGATTTGGATGTTCAGAGTCGGATTCTGGAGTCTTGCAGAAAGGTGTTGAGGAGCTCCGGGTTTAAGTTTCAGGACGAGTGGGCTTCAGTCATTACAG GTTCTGACGAAGGACTATATGCGTGGGTTGTTGCAAACCATGCCCTTGGAACTCTTGGTGGTGATCCTCTGAAGACAATTGGGATTATTGAACTTGGCGGCGCTTCTGCTCAG GTGACATTTGTTTCAAGTGAGCCAATGTCTCCGCAGTTTGCGCATCCTGTCAAAGTTGGAAATGTCACCTACAATCTCTACAGTCACAGCTTTCTTCATTATGGCCAG AATGTTGCATATGAATCGTTGAAGGAAGCACTTGCATTAGGAGACTTCAGCTCAG CTTCAGAAGCACTTCAGAATAGAATGATAATAGATCCTTGCACTCCTAAAGGATATTCATATAAAATGGAGTCTTCAAAGCTTTCACCAAGTTCGTTGGGTGAGAAGAATGAATACTTATCTGCGCTGCAATCGAGGGGCAATTTTTCTGAGTGCagatctgctgcaaacatgatGTTGCAAAAAGGAAAAG ATAAATGTTTATATCAACCCTGCAATATAGGATCAACTTTCACACCAAAGCTTCAGGGGAAGTTTCTGGCTACAGAAAATTTCTTTCACACATCCAAG TTCTTTGGTTTGGGCCCAAGGGCATTTCTTTCTAATCTGATGATTGCTGGACAACAATTCTGTGGAGATGATTGGTCAAAATTAAAGAAGAGATATCAAGCATTTGATGAAGAAGCTTTGCTGCAGTATTGCTTCTCTTCAGCATATTCTGTGGCCTTACTTCATGACAGTCTTGGAATCTCTTTGGATGATGAAAG AATCAGGGTTGCAAATCAGGTCGGAAGTATTCCACTTGACTGGGCTCTTG